A single genomic interval of Candidatus Nomurabacteria bacterium harbors:
- a CDS encoding DsbA family protein: protein MPPTKVDPKDEILFTIDLNKLLTPMAILVAGTLIGGTLFLSYRSNGDVASPTQPSVQGVADVPEPTEQVQFTDTVGSIDDDPINGDVDSAKVAIIEFSDFECPYCQRHFSDTYYQIVDQYIDTGEVIYVFRDYPLGFHPQAKPAALAANCAREQGGDEVYFEYHDILFTNAVSSASKESYVKWAGDLDLNVDEFASCFDSERYFDEIDADEADGLASGVNGTPGFIIGRLSDDGTVSGKLIAGAYPFSEFQKIIEEYLAQ from the coding sequence ATGCCTCCAACAAAAGTTGATCCAAAGGATGAGATCTTGTTTACTATTGATCTTAATAAACTTCTTACCCCTATGGCCATCTTGGTTGCAGGTACTCTGATCGGTGGGACACTCTTTCTTTCATACAGATCTAACGGTGATGTCGCTTCACCTACACAGCCCTCTGTACAAGGTGTAGCAGATGTACCAGAACCTACCGAGCAGGTACAGTTTACTGATACAGTCGGATCTATCGATGACGATCCAATAAATGGTGATGTTGATTCTGCGAAGGTTGCGATAATTGAATTCTCAGATTTTGAATGTCCATACTGTCAACGTCACTTTTCCGATACCTACTATCAGATCGTAGATCAGTATATTGATACAGGTGAAGTGATCTATGTTTTTAGGGATTATCCATTAGGGTTTCATCCTCAAGCTAAACCGGCTGCGTTAGCTGCGAATTGTGCAAGAGAACAGGGTGGTGATGAGGTGTATTTCGAATATCATGATATCCTATTTACGAACGCCGTTTCATCAGCATCAAAAGAAAGCTATGTGAAGTGGGCAGGTGATCTGGATCTAAATGTGGATGAATTTGCATCCTGTTTCGATTCAGAGAGATATTTTGATGAGATCGATGCAGATGAAGCAGATGGTCTAGCATCTGGTGTGAATGGAACACCCGGTTTTATAATCGGTCGATTGAGTGATGATGGAACTGTATCTGGGAAATTGATAGCAGGGGCATATCCATTTTCTGAATTCCAAAAGATCATAGAAGAATATTTAGCCCAATAA